The nucleotide window TCGGTGCGCTGCTGCTGCTCCTCGGGAATCTCAGCTACCCGCTGATCGCCCACGCGATCTGGAATCTGGCCAATCTCGTCATGCTCCAGCAGAGCGGCGGCGACCTCGAGCGGCTGATCCAGACGCCCTTCGCCGAGTCCTCGGCGCTCTGGCTGCTCGTCAGTCTTTTCCTCTTCGTCTTCTTCAGCCGGCTCTGGCTGCAGGCCCGCGTCTAGGCGCACGAAAAAGCCCCCGCCCGCGGGCGAGGGCCGAGAAGGCAAGGGGACGGCGGGATCCCTACTTGTTCGAGGGGCCCAGCGGGCGGCCGAGGCTGACCTCGCCGTTGTCGATGCGGATGTTGAAGCCGCAGCCCGGGTTGTTGCAGACCCAGGCCTTGTACTGGATGGTCGCGCCGTCGCGGCCGTAGTCGGACAGCGGCAGCAGGTGGCCGTTGTCGCAGTTCAAGCACTTCGGGAAATGCTCCATGGATCCCGGCTCGAGGGGTTCGAGCCTCCACCTCCCTTTCACACCGAGGGGTCACAGATTGGCGTTGCCGTGGTCGCCCGAGTCGGGCGTAGGGCGGAATTTAGCCCGCTCACCCGAGAAGTCAAGCGAGCGGCCGGCCTTTTCTGCGTGCAGACGCGGCGGCGCCCCGGATGCCGAGAGGGCTGAATGCCTCCCCTCGAACTCCGCTGCACAGGAGTTCTCGGGAAGGCATTCAGCCCCCTGAACTCCCGAACGCCGCAGCGGCTGCGTGAAGGCGGGGCCGGCCGCCGGCGCGACTCGCTCCTGGACAGCGCGCTGCGCACCCGGTGTCGCGTGATGATCAGGAAGCCGCAGATCAAGGGCCGGACTTGCCACATGGCAACAGGGAGGGCCACCGGGCTCCCCCTTCTCCATGCCAGCGAGCTCGTTCCCGGGTCGCGCCCGTTGTTTCGGGCGCGAGAGGGAACGAGCGAGTGCCTGCGCGCTCGTGAAGCGGTGCGCTGGGGGCGCACGGACCCTTCCCGAGAATCCCTGTGAAGCGGGATTCGAGGGGAGGGTCCGTGTGCCCTGAGAGGACTACTTGACGAGCGTCGCCGGCCGCCCGTAGACCAGCCCCGCCGCCCGCAGCCGGTAGAAGTAGGTCCCGCTCGGCAGGGAGCGGCCCTCCTCGTCGCGGCCGTCCCAGCTGACGCGGGTGTCGCCGGCCGGCACCGTCCCGTTGATCAACGTGCGCACGCGCTTGCCCTGAGCGTCGTAGACGGCCAGCTCCACGCGGTCCTCGAAGAGCAGCGTGAAGCTGAAGGTCGTCGAGGGGTTGAAGGGGTTGGGATAGTTGGCGTGCAGGGCCACGGGACTGGCCGGCGTCAGGCCGTCCACCGCCGTCAGGTCCTGCTTGTTCTGCGTGAAGCTGTACCAGGCCGCGGGCTCGACGCGCGGCATGCCCTCCGTGCGGCCCGAGGCGTCGGCGACGTGGAGGTAGTACTCGGTCAGGCCGCTGGCCGCCGGGTCCGGGATCGTCGCGCTGTAGTCGTTGCCGGCGCCGTGGGTCATCGCGACCATCTGCCACGCGCCGCCGCCCTGGCGGTAGTGCAGCTCAGCCGCGGTGATTGCCGTTCCGCTGTGGGCGTGGATCTGCGCGAGCACGCTCACCGGGCCGGTCTGCTCGTCGATGATCGGGATGTGCGCCACGCGCAGCATGCCGATGTCGTAGGCGCCCTTCGCGCGGCAGTGGAGGGCGTCGTCCGTGAGCCAGCTTCCGTAGGTATAGCCTTCCACGACGTAGCCCGGCGCCGCCGCCTGGTAGGCCGCGATCGCCGCGTTGTCGTGGCTGCTGTTGCCGAAGAGGGGAACGTAGATGCGGTTGTTCAGGATCAGGCTGTTCGTGTAGGCGGCCGGGCCCGAGCTGGTGCTGTAGCAGTAGACGCGGTGCACGCCGTAGTTGCGGCCGGTCGAGCTGGGCAGGCTGGCGAGCAGGGCCGCGCGCTGCTCGAGCGCGGCGTAGGTGTCGTGCGCCGTCCAGACCTGCTTGACCAGCACCGACTCCTCGTCGAGGAACTTCGCCCAGGTGTCGATGTGGTGGATCCCGTAGTTCGCGATGTCGTCGAGAACGTAGTAGGTCTCCACACCGTAGTAGTCGTGCATGAGCTGGTCGACCTGGGCCGGCGACATGCCGTTGTAGGCCGCCGCCTCGTCGTAGACGAGGTCCGTCGAGGCGCTGATGTTCGCGCCGTCGGTCATGTAGTTGCCGCCGGTGTGCCACATGCTGTGCGTGTGGCAGGGGATCCCCTGCTGCTGGGCGAAGTAGATGGGAATCACGTCGTCGTTCGGCCGCGAGGGGCGGTTGTACTTGTGGTCGATGATCGCGATGTCGCCCGCGCCGTCGAAGACGTACTCGGGGCCGTAGTCGCGCGTCCAGATCGAGTCGCTGGGGCGCACCAGCCACTGCACCTTGGCCATGTCGATGCCGTTGGCGGTGAAGTTGCTGATCGCCGCCGCCTGGTTGGCGCTCGAGACGATGCAGTGGATGGTCACCTGGTCGTCGAAGTCCTGGAGCACACTGTAGGGCAGCCCAAGGGGGTAGCGGATCAGCACGCCGGTGGCGGGTTCCCACTCGGCGCAGCCGCGCAGCGGAGCCAGCGGCGGCGGATCGTCGAGGGCGTCGCGCTCGCCGCCCTGCGCCGCCAGCGCCTCCATGAGCCGCGCTTCCTCGGCGGTGGGGCCGATGGGCAGCAGCTCCTCGATGTGGTCGACGTCCCACTCGGCATGCGCGGGGGCGGCCGCGAAGCTGGCGACGAGGAGCAGGCAGAGGGCGAGCAAGGGCAAGGCGCGGCGGGCCATGGGGATCCTCCACGGACGGCGGGTTTCGGGCCGAGCGTGCAAGTATAGCACAGCGGCCCCGCAGCGAACAGCCGCCGCCGGCCGCAAGGCCCTGCCGGTCCTCGGGCGGCCGGATTGCGCTATACTGCTCCCCGCGGCGGCCCGCGCCGACACCGCGCCCGCCTGGCCGGACACCACCTGGGTGCGCGCCTTCGACCACGAGTTCATCAACTGGGCAGTGCCCCACGCGGCGGACTTCACGTTCCCGAGCCACCCGGAGGTCTACAACGCCGTCGTCCTGCGCCTGACGCTCGGCTGTCCGACCGCGCCCGGCGACTGCGATCCCTGGGACCGCTACGCCTGGCTGCGCCTGGAGGAAGACCTCGCGGGCGGCGGCACGCGACGTCGAGATCGCGCGCTTCATCACGCCCTACGACATCACGGGACCGCCCAACTACCCCGGCACCTGCACCTGGGAGTTCGACCTCCACCGGCCACGGCTTCGGCTTCGCCGAGAACTGCGCCGAGTTCTGCCCCAAGGACCACTCGATCGTGGTCGGCGCGCAGACCTTCACGCACCTGCTGTGGAACGGTTGCGCGAACAACCCCTGCAGCCCGCAGGGCGGCACCTGGCAGTCCCCGCGCGCCGGCTGGTGCCCGGGCGACAAGGTGAGACCCTGGGACAACGACATCACCAGTCTGCTCACGCCGGGCCAGGCGCTCAGCTTCGACTACAACATCGAGGAGTACTTCAACCCCTGCAACCCGACGAACCCGAACTGCATTCCCGGCCAGACCTGCGCCGACTGCAACTACAACGGCACGACGCCGCCCAACTGGAAGGTGATGGGCCAGGTGATCTTCTACCGCGCCGATCCGACGGCGGCCCCCGCCGAGGTGGCGGCGGCGCGGGTGCGTCTCGGCCAGAACCACCCCAACCCCTTCAACCCGAGCACCACCTTCGCCTACGAGCTGGCCGCGCCCGGCGAGGCCCTGCCGACCGGCGTCTACTTCTACGAGGTGGAAACGGCCGGCCAGCGGCAGTCCCGCAAAATGCTTCTCCTTCAGTAGCACCGGCGCAAGCGCGAACCCCGGCGCCGCAAGGCGCCGGGGCAACTAGGAGAGGCGACGCAGAGGGACACGCTCAGTCTGGAGCTGACCAACCGCGCGCGCCGAGAACAGTCTAGCATGGCCGCCCGGGGGCGCGCAGCGAAATCGTGCCCCCGCCGCGTTTAGCCGCAGTGGCCGGGACCGATGAGGCCCCAGTTGTAGGCGGCCAGCCGCGCGGACCAGGCCAGCACGCGCAGCCGCTGCATCAGGGTGAGGCTTCTCCAGTCCGGCCAGCCCTTGAGGGTCAAGAAGGCGTCCGCTTCAACGATGGTCTGCGCCACGACCGCTGGGTCGGTGCCGTTGGCGATGTTCAGCTTCGCCGTTAGGAGCTGCGCATAGAGCCGCGTGATGCCGTTGAGCGGGTGGCCGAAAGTGCGCATTCCGAGCACGCGGGAGGCGACCCGCGCATCGCCGACGCCGAGCGACTTGGGCCCGTGGGGCGCGCCCAGCCAGATGCCATTGCCGATCAAGGGCGTCACGAGGTCCTCGGCCTGGCCGCAGCCGACACCGCTGTGCCACCACCAGTAGCCGATGGAGTGCGTGCAGCCCTCGCCGTCGCCCTCGTTCTGGCCGTCGTCGTCTCCGGGCGGCAGGACCTCGATGTCGAAGCGGATGAGGCTGACCTTCTCGCCCGCCTCGCGCCAGCCGGCGTAGAGCTTGTCGACGCGGCCGAAGGCCGTCGCGGGCTCGGCCTCGTTGATCTGCGCATCGGCCAGAGGCTCGATCACGGCCGTCTGGGTCTGGCCGTTCTGGACGAAGGTCAGTTCCAGCACCGGGCGGTTGCTCGCGCGCTCGCGGCTGAGCATCTCGGTGCGCGGGCTGCCCGCCAGCGGCTGGCGCAGCAGGAAGCCGAAGTTGTCGACTTCGCCGTTCATCCAGGCGAGCACCGGATCGGTGACGTCCAGGCTCGCATAGCTGGCGCCGAAGTTCGCCGTGAAGGCACCGAGCACGGTGGGATCGTAGGCCCCGCCGTCGTTAGCGCCGAAGCTGTTCCAGGTGACCGTCGCCTCATCCCAGTCACGGGTGAGGCGATGGAGGTTGACGGTCTGGTAGCTCGAGCCGACCACGTAGACCTTCAGCGTGGCGCGGGTGAGCGTGGCCTCGCCTCGGTCGTTCTCCTGGGCCGGCCTGCGGGGCCGGGCGTTGCGGGACTGGGTTGCGTTGGCTGCCAGGGTCCGGCCCTCGCCGGGAGGCGCGAGTATAGCAGGTCGATCGCAGAGGCTCAGCAGCCAAATCCCCGACTGAGGCCTGTCGGGCTGCAGAGAAAGTGCGCTGGGGGCGATCCGGATCGCGCGAGGAATCACGAGACACGCCGGCGATGAAAAAAAATCTGCGCGCGGCCGGCGCCGGGGTGGGACTTGCCGCGCGCCGCGCCCTGCCCTAGATTGGCGCCGTGCGCAACACCGAGCACCGACGCGAACTCCTGCGCCTGCTCGCCGCCACCGCCGCCTTCGGCGCGGCCGGCGGCATCTTCGCCGCGACCCTGAACAACTTCCTCGCCGAGGTGCACGGTTTCGGGGCCGAGGCGCGGGGCTGGCTGGAGTTCCCGCGCGAGCTACCGGGCTTCCTGCTCGTGGGCGTCACGGGCCTGCTCGCGCTGTGGATGCGCGAGAGCAAGATGGCCGCGCTCGCCATGCTCGCCTCGGCGCTCGGCGCGCTCGGCCTCGCCCGACTCTCGCCGAACACGGCGCTGGTCGTCACCTGGGTGGCGATCTGGTCCCTGGGTGACCACATCCTCTTCGCCGTGGACGGGCCGCTCGGCCTTAAGCTAGCCCGCGAGGGCGGCGAGGGCCGGCGCCTCGGCCAGCTCGGCGGTGCGCGCAACCTGGGCACGATCAGCGGCGTCGGCCTCATCTATCTGCTCGCCAAGCTGGGCGGCAACGACTACCCGCTCTTCTACCTGCTCGCCGGCGGCTTCCCCCTCACCGCCAGCGTCTTCTACTTCAGCCTGCGCACGGGCCAGGGCGAGAGGCGCAGCCGCGGGCTCGTCGTGCGGCGCGAGTACGGCCTCTTCTACGCGGCCTACGTGCTCGACAACCTGCTCTTCGCGCTGCGCGTGGCGCGCACCACCTACCTGAAGAAGATCGCCCGCGACCCGGAGGACATCACGCCCTCGATCTCGCTGGGCATCACGATCGACCACGCCGTGGCGATGACCCTGCCCGTGCTCTCCGGCTACCTCTGGGAGGCCTGGGGCTACCGCTGGGTCTTCCTGATCGCCGCCGCGATCGCCCTGCTCGGCTTCTTCGTCTGCCTGCGGATCCGCGTGCCCGCGCGGGCGGCGGCTCCCAGCG belongs to bacterium and includes:
- a CDS encoding T9SS type A sorting domain-containing protein produces the protein MNSWSKARTQVVSGQAGAVSARAAAGSSIAQSGRPRTGRALRPAAAVRCGAAVLYLHARPETRRPWRIPMARRALPLLALCLLLVASFAAAPAHAEWDVDHIEELLPIGPTAEEARLMEALAAQGGERDALDDPPPLAPLRGCAEWEPATGVLIRYPLGLPYSVLQDFDDQVTIHCIVSSANQAAAISNFTANGIDMAKVQWLVRPSDSIWTRDYGPEYVFDGAGDIAIIDHKYNRPSRPNDDVIPIYFAQQQGIPCHTHSMWHTGGNYMTDGANISASTDLVYDEAAAYNGMSPAQVDQLMHDYYGVETYYVLDDIANYGIHHIDTWAKFLDEESVLVKQVWTAHDTYAALEQRAALLASLPSSTGRNYGVHRVYCYSTSSGPAAYTNSLILNNRIYVPLFGNSSHDNAAIAAYQAAAPGYVVEGYTYGSWLTDDALHCRAKGAYDIGMLRVAHIPIIDEQTGPVSVLAQIHAHSGTAITAAELHYRQGGGAWQMVAMTHGAGNDYSATIPDPAASGLTEYYLHVADASGRTEGMPRVEPAAWYSFTQNKQDLTAVDGLTPASPVALHANYPNPFNPSTTFSFTLLFEDRVELAVYDAQGKRVRTLINGTVPAGDTRVSWDGRDEEGRSLPSGTYFYRLRAAGLVYGRPATLVK
- a CDS encoding DNRLRE domain-containing protein, which produces MIPRAIRIAPSALSLQPDRPQSGIWLLSLCDRPAILAPPGEGRTLAANATQSRNARPRRPAQENDRGEATLTRATLKVYVVGSSYQTVNLHRLTRDWDEATVTWNSFGANDGGAYDPTVLGAFTANFGASYASLDVTDPVLAWMNGEVDNFGFLLRQPLAGSPRTEMLSRERASNRPVLELTFVQNGQTQTAVIEPLADAQINEAEPATAFGRVDKLYAGWREAGEKVSLIRFDIEVLPPGDDDGQNEGDGEGCTHSIGYWWWHSGVGCGQAEDLVTPLIGNGIWLGAPHGPKSLGVGDARVASRVLGMRTFGHPLNGITRLYAQLLTAKLNIANGTDPAVVAQTIVEADAFLTLKGWPDWRSLTLMQRLRVLAWSARLAAYNWGLIGPGHCG
- a CDS encoding MFS transporter; protein product: MRNTEHRRELLRLLAATAAFGAAGGIFAATLNNFLAEVHGFGAEARGWLEFPRELPGFLLVGVTGLLALWMRESKMAALAMLASALGALGLARLSPNTALVVTWVAIWSLGDHILFAVDGPLGLKLAREGGEGRRLGQLGGARNLGTISGVGLIYLLAKLGGNDYPLFYLLAGGFPLTASVFYFSLRTGQGERRSRGLVVRREYGLFYAAYVLDNLLFALRVARTTYLKKIARDPEDITPSISLGITIDHAVAMTLPVLSGYLWEAWGYRWVFLIAAAIALLGFFVCLRIRVPARAAAPSAEALPLPAK